In a genomic window of Gopherus evgoodei ecotype Sinaloan lineage chromosome 14, rGopEvg1_v1.p, whole genome shotgun sequence:
- the RBM39 gene encoding RNA-binding protein 39 isoform X1, which yields MADDIDIEAMLEAPYKKDENKLSSANGHEERSKKRKKSKSRSRSHERKRSKSKERKRSRDRERKKSKSRERKRSRSKERRRSRSRSRERRFRGRYRSPYSGPKFNSAIRGKIGLPHSIKLSRRRSRSKSPFRKDKSPVREPIDNLTPEERDARTVFCMQLAARIRPRDLEEFFSTVGKVRDVRMISDRNSRRSKGIAYVEFVDVSSVPLAIGLTGQRVLGVPIIVQASQAEKNRAAAMANNLQKGSAGPMRLYVGSLHFNITEDMLRGIFEPFGRIESIQLMMDSETGRSKGYGFITFSDSECAKKALEQLNGFELAGRPMKVGHVTERTDASSASSFLDSDELERTGIDLGTTGRLQLMARLAEGTGLQIPPAAQQALQMSGSLAFGAVADLQTRLTQQNEVLAAAASVQPLATQCFQLSNMFNPQTEEEAGWDTEIKDDVIEECNKHGGVIHIYVDKNSAQGNVYVKCPSIAAAIAAVNALHGRWFAGKMITAAYVPLPTYHNLFPDSMTATQLLVPVRR from the exons GAGAAAAAAGAGCAAGAGCAGAAGTCGCAGTCATGAGAGGAAGAGGAGCAAAAGTAAAGAGCGCAAACGAAGCCGTGATCGTGAGAGGAAAAAGAGCAAAAGTCGGGAAAGGAAACGCAGCAGAAGCAAAGAACGCAGACGTAGCCGCTCTAGAAGTAGAGAACGTAGATTCAGAGGCCGCTATAGAAGTCCATA TTCTGGTCCAAAATTCAACAGTGCTATCAGAGGGAAGATTGGTCTGCCTCACAGCATCAAATTAAG CAGACGGCGCTCCAGAAGCAAAAGTCCATTCAGAAAAGACAAGAGCCCTGTTAG AGAGCCAATTGATAATTTGACCCCTGAAGAGAGAGATGCTCGAACAGTGTTCTGTATGCAGTTGGCTGCAAGAATTCGGCCAAGAGACTTGGAAGAATTTTTCTCTACTGTAGGAAAG GTTCGTGATGTGCGGATGATCTCTGATAGAAATTCAAGACGTTCCAAGGGAATTGCTTATGTAGAATTTGTTGATGTTAGTTCAGTGCCTCTGGCAATAGGACTAACTGGACAGCGTGTTCTGGGAGTACCAATCATAGTACAAGCATCGCAA GCAGAGAAAAACAGAGCAGCAGCAATGGCCAATAACCTACAAAAAGGCAGTGCTGGGCCCATGAGACTGTATGTAGGATCATTACACTTCAACATAACTGAGGATATGCTTCGCGGAATCTTTGAACCATTTGGTCGG ATTGAAAGCATTCAGCTGATGATGGATAGTGAAACTGGACGCTCCAAAGGATATGGATTTATTACG TTCTCAGATTCAGAGTGTGCCAAAAAAGCATTGGAACAACTAAATGGATTTGAGCTAGCTGGCAGGCCAATGAAAGTAGGTCATGTAACAGAACGCACTGATGCTTCCAGTGCTAGTTCATTTTTGGATAGTGATGAACTGGAAAGGACTGGAATTGACTTGGGAACAACTGGTCGTCTACAGTTGATGGCAAGACTTGCAGAGG GTACTGGTTTGCAGATTCCCCCAGCTGCACAACAGGCTTTGCAGATGAGTGGATCTTTAGCATTTGGTGCTGTGGCAG ATTTGCAGACCAGACTTACCCAGCAGAATGAAG TtctggctgcagctgcttctgtaCAACCACTTGCAACACAATGCTTCCAGCTTTCCAATATGTTTAACCCTCAAAC TGAAGAAGAAGCTGGCTGGGATACAGAAATTAAGGATGATGTTATTGAGGAATGTAACAAACATGGAGGAGTTATCCACATTTATGTAGACAAAAATTCAGCTCAG ggCAATGTGTATGTCAAATGCCCTTCAATCGCTGCTGCCATTGCAGCTGTCAATGCATTGCATGGAAGGTGGTTTGCAG GTAAAATGATTACAGCAGCATATGTTCCTCTTCCAACATACCACAATCTTTTCCCTGATTCCATGACTGCAACCCAGCTACTGGTTCCTGTTCGACGATGA
- the RBM39 gene encoding RNA-binding protein 39 isoform X2, whose translation MADDIDIEAMLEAPYKKDENKLSSANGHEERSKKRKKSKSRSRSHERKRSKSKERKRSRDRERKKSKSRERKRSRSKERRRSRSRSRERRFRGRYRSPYSGPKFNSAIRGKIGLPHSIKLRRRSRSKSPFRKDKSPVREPIDNLTPEERDARTVFCMQLAARIRPRDLEEFFSTVGKVRDVRMISDRNSRRSKGIAYVEFVDVSSVPLAIGLTGQRVLGVPIIVQASQAEKNRAAAMANNLQKGSAGPMRLYVGSLHFNITEDMLRGIFEPFGRIESIQLMMDSETGRSKGYGFITFSDSECAKKALEQLNGFELAGRPMKVGHVTERTDASSASSFLDSDELERTGIDLGTTGRLQLMARLAEGTGLQIPPAAQQALQMSGSLAFGAVADLQTRLTQQNEVLAAAASVQPLATQCFQLSNMFNPQTEEEAGWDTEIKDDVIEECNKHGGVIHIYVDKNSAQGNVYVKCPSIAAAIAAVNALHGRWFAGKMITAAYVPLPTYHNLFPDSMTATQLLVPVRR comes from the exons GAGAAAAAAGAGCAAGAGCAGAAGTCGCAGTCATGAGAGGAAGAGGAGCAAAAGTAAAGAGCGCAAACGAAGCCGTGATCGTGAGAGGAAAAAGAGCAAAAGTCGGGAAAGGAAACGCAGCAGAAGCAAAGAACGCAGACGTAGCCGCTCTAGAAGTAGAGAACGTAGATTCAGAGGCCGCTATAGAAGTCCATA TTCTGGTCCAAAATTCAACAGTGCTATCAGAGGGAAGATTGGTCTGCCTCACAGCATCAAATTAAG ACGGCGCTCCAGAAGCAAAAGTCCATTCAGAAAAGACAAGAGCCCTGTTAG AGAGCCAATTGATAATTTGACCCCTGAAGAGAGAGATGCTCGAACAGTGTTCTGTATGCAGTTGGCTGCAAGAATTCGGCCAAGAGACTTGGAAGAATTTTTCTCTACTGTAGGAAAG GTTCGTGATGTGCGGATGATCTCTGATAGAAATTCAAGACGTTCCAAGGGAATTGCTTATGTAGAATTTGTTGATGTTAGTTCAGTGCCTCTGGCAATAGGACTAACTGGACAGCGTGTTCTGGGAGTACCAATCATAGTACAAGCATCGCAA GCAGAGAAAAACAGAGCAGCAGCAATGGCCAATAACCTACAAAAAGGCAGTGCTGGGCCCATGAGACTGTATGTAGGATCATTACACTTCAACATAACTGAGGATATGCTTCGCGGAATCTTTGAACCATTTGGTCGG ATTGAAAGCATTCAGCTGATGATGGATAGTGAAACTGGACGCTCCAAAGGATATGGATTTATTACG TTCTCAGATTCAGAGTGTGCCAAAAAAGCATTGGAACAACTAAATGGATTTGAGCTAGCTGGCAGGCCAATGAAAGTAGGTCATGTAACAGAACGCACTGATGCTTCCAGTGCTAGTTCATTTTTGGATAGTGATGAACTGGAAAGGACTGGAATTGACTTGGGAACAACTGGTCGTCTACAGTTGATGGCAAGACTTGCAGAGG GTACTGGTTTGCAGATTCCCCCAGCTGCACAACAGGCTTTGCAGATGAGTGGATCTTTAGCATTTGGTGCTGTGGCAG ATTTGCAGACCAGACTTACCCAGCAGAATGAAG TtctggctgcagctgcttctgtaCAACCACTTGCAACACAATGCTTCCAGCTTTCCAATATGTTTAACCCTCAAAC TGAAGAAGAAGCTGGCTGGGATACAGAAATTAAGGATGATGTTATTGAGGAATGTAACAAACATGGAGGAGTTATCCACATTTATGTAGACAAAAATTCAGCTCAG ggCAATGTGTATGTCAAATGCCCTTCAATCGCTGCTGCCATTGCAGCTGTCAATGCATTGCATGGAAGGTGGTTTGCAG GTAAAATGATTACAGCAGCATATGTTCCTCTTCCAACATACCACAATCTTTTCCCTGATTCCATGACTGCAACCCAGCTACTGGTTCCTGTTCGACGATGA
- the ROMO1 gene encoding reactive oxygen species modulator 1, which translates to MPVTVGPYGQSQPNCFDRVKMGFMMGFAVGMAAGALFGTFSCLRIGMRGRELMGGVGKTMMQSGGTFGTFMAIGMGIRC; encoded by the exons AtgcctgtgactgtggggccatATGGACAGTCCCAGCCCAACTGCTTTGACAGAGTGAAAATGGGCTTCATGATGGGCTTTGCTGTTGGCATGGCAGCAGGGGCACTGTTTGGCACATTTTCCTGCCTCAG GATTGGCATGAGAGGACGAGAACTGATGGGTGGAGTTGGCAAAACCATGATGCAAAGTGGTGGCACGTTTGGGACATTCATGGCCATTGGCATGGGAATCCGCTGCTAA